The genomic window GAACGACACGACGACAATCCAGCTCGGTCATGCGACAGTGAAACGTGCTTGAGCGGACGGATGTTTCTCCAGTGCAAGTGCAGTCCTTGAAGTCGGAGTACGGGATATTGACGGAGGAGCCAGTTAGATCCGCATAAAAGGGCTTTCTTGGTAAACAAGTGCTCGTTGAGCTGAAAATTCGAAGACAAATTCGAACGGGTTTGTTGGTGCACGCATCTGCATTGCGTAAAGAAGCATGTTGACGTGGTCCCTCATTTGGCCAACGGCAACCCATCCTTTGCGGGAGGCATGTTGTTGGCGATTGGTCGTGGGCGAGAGCTGCAGCGCCGCCCCCCGTCAGCGTTCCATGTCTTGCCCAACCTCGTGCTGTGTGCTCTCATCCAAGTCTGGttcatgtactccgtaccagacgGATCCATGATCCAACCAGCCTCCTCGTATGCTTGCCCGGATCCTCAAAACGACACATGCCGATTCTTCGCCCTCCCTGCATCAAGAGTTGGCTGCCGACTTCTGGGGCGTTCTGATTGTCTTTTCGTCTTCTCTCTTTCCTATTCAACAATATTCTGGTCATTGTTTGTTGCGGGCCGAAAAGCTTACCGCCATTGTTCTTGGACCATGAGCATAATAGGGTAATGCGGCTATCCGACGCCTGGCTCATTACCCGTTCGTTCTTTtcttattctttttttgtgACACGACCGAGCGAAGCGCTGACTGGGGTTGTTATTCATGCGAGCATGACATTGGGTATATTTGAGAGATTAGGTGGCGCTGCCTTCTGGTCGCCATAAGACGCCGACACTCTTGCATCAAGCAATTGGCACACGCCTGCGAGTCTACGAGCGATTTGGCTTGGCACTTCATTTATTTCAATATCTTTTTTCAAGGCAGACAAAGGTTGGCGACAGAGTGTGATATCGGGAACACAGCGGAGCCGTTCGGAGCCATTACGCGTTGTGCCCCATGAGTTGAGCGCGTGCGGGACAGTTTTGCCGGCGATCTCGTGTTCCTTTCCGATGCCAAGATGGATGATGAAAAGGCCACCacgaaaaagaagaagggatTCTTCAGCGGTATTCTGCGCACAAAAAGCCTGGCGTCGCGGGGGCTGAAGGCATTTCGGGGCCGGGGCGCTTCGGCCTCGGACGGCGATAAGCTGAAGCAGGATagagcgacgacgacgacgacgacgacgacgacggcgacgagacGGGCACCGCCTGACCAAGAGCCAGCAAAGGCAAGAAAGGCGCAGAGAAGAGAGTACGGTAACGGGGGTGAGACACCGCGCAGGGTCAATGGCGATGAGGCGCCGCGAAGGCCCAAGATTGATGCCGCACAGCGAAATGCAGGTGACGTGCCACGACGGGTCACAATCGACGACACATCCCGGAACGGAGGGGAACATACATCGCGGAAATTGAACGGGAACAGTAGCATACCGCGCAAGAACACTCGGGCGAGTAAACCTACGGCCGCGCCGTTGGCAGATGAACCAACGCCATCTTCGCgaagacggcctcgacgaccGAAACCTGAGCCAGAAGGTGATGACGGACATGCTGATCCAAAGGACAGGCAGAGCAGCAAGACTTTTGGGGAGGGTAGAGTTGATacgcctccgccgccgacatTAACAGAATGGCCTCCGCCAGGACTGTCCAACGATGACGAATTACCACCTCAGCATGCTATGGAGCTTATTACCCGGGGTGCACCGCTACATAAAGGACACAGAAGGGACATCCCACATGCACCGGACAATTATTACGCTCTGTACTCGACAACTTCAAGTAGTCGATCCGACGACACAGATGCCATGAGCCTCCACGACTCCATGACACCACTCATGACGCTTCGTCTCCAAGGTCCAGGACGACCAGCCACGCCCTGGGAGTCCCTAGAGCAACCCAGCTGCGCATTCCTCTATGGTCAACGACCTGGAACTATAACCCTGAACCAATGGGTCTCTATGTCCTCTTCACTTCCGCCAACCATTGCCCTCCGAGACTCGGGTGTCCTCCCCCGCAACATGGGTCTATCTCACATCCTCGAGCGTCTAAAGGAGCTTCAGGCAGGActggaagacgacgacgaaggcCTACTTTATAGGATACTATACAAAAGAATCCTCCGTGACCCGGAACGCATTCTAAACCCCCACAAGACACTCGACAAACAAATCACGGATTTATTGCTCGTCCTGTCACGTCCCGACTGGATTGATTTCACGGAGCCCAAGAACCAGGTCGTTACGCGGTTCATATTCAACCCAGAGGAAATCAACCCGGACGTGTATCGCAAGTTTTTCCATCAGTTGCTCCTCAGTCTCGAGCTGGAGTTGAGAATTCATTCCAGAAGCCATGGGGAATGGGCGAGGGAGAGGCTGTTGGGCCAGATTCCGCCAACTATACGGTGGAATTTGGCGCTggcgaggagatggagggaaCATGTGAGGGTGGATGGGTTTGGGTCAATGCCTGAGCAGAGTGAGTTTGTATCTTTGTTCCATGTCGCCTTTGGCcttgttttcctttttgcTTTCTCTGTTTTATGCTCCACAAGTTGTTACTGGTGTTAAtgagttttttttaagcAAATCTGCGGTATAAATTAAAGAAGCGGCAGGTCAAGGTTCTCAAACGGTTTGCGCAGGCAATGAAGTGGCCGAATTTGGACCCTACCATGGAGAGTCTGAGAGTTCATGACGAAGAGTTTCGACTTGATTCGATTAGTTCGGATGCGTTTGCCTTCTTTAGCGGTCTTGTACTGCCAGGGGTGAGATATCTTGACGCCCCTTTTTCTTGACAACTGCATTCCAACCCATCAGCTGACACTACGACAGCCTACATTCCCATTTCTCATTATGAATACCCTCATTGACCTCGACCCCGACTCTGGCACCGACGAGCTTGCTCTCCTCTCTCATATCAACCCCCAATGCGGCTTTCAGTATTGTAATAGTCACACGTACTGGTCGGCAAGCTGCATTGTCGGCAAAGTCATCGCCCCGACGTGCTGTTGCGTGGCCGGCTGGGTCGGCCCAGGACGGCCAACCTTGGACCTCGGGCGGTCCCAGATCGCACGCATTCGCACGCGGCGGCCCAAACAAATGGATCGCCGCATAGGCCCCGAAGACGTGGAGAGCATGAAGGAGAGATCCGACCCTCTGGGCCCCGCGGCTCAGTCCTACCCGGTGGACGAATACACCCTCGTCGTCCCCGACGAAGACTCCTTCGCCGTCGACACGGTCCGCATCGAACTCCTGGGCTTCAAGCCCGTCGTGGCAATGGCAGAAGACACAATTGCCAACCCCGGCCCGCGGGTCTTTGATGCCACGGTGCAAtttgccattgacggcatGTCGTGGCCGTTGAGACTCATGTACGACGTCTCGTTTGTAACCGCGTGGCCGTGCTCGCTGCCTCCGCACCCGCTGTTCTTTGACTACGTCTACCGCGTCGTCAAGGCGGACGAGGTGGTGCGTGTCCGGGACTGGGGAGGGCTGTATTACAAGGACCTGAGGAGTGGCTCGGCTAGTGCGCGGTCCAGCCCTGCGCCGCCGTTCTACAACATGGGATACGATGACGACTGCGACTTTATTGACGACGATGGGGACGACGAGAAGGTGCTTGTGGTGGAGGCATATGGCGTGGCGGACAATGAGGTACTGGCCAGAGCTTGGTGCTCACACTGGGGACTCAGTGCGGTGGTGGCTGATATACGAAAGACGTGGTGAGTTTTTTTTCCATTTCTGAGCTGCCGAGTGCCGGGGATAGAGTTGCTGACTTGGTGGATAGCATGGCTTGTGCAATTCGGGAAGCATATGCTGCTACTATCACAGTGGTTATTATGGTTGATTCGCGGTATGATGGGGATGCGGAGGCGTGAACCGGCAGGGAGGAGGCCCATGATTGAACGAATGATTGATGAAGCGTATCTGTAGTAATATTGCTAGCTTTGTGGATTGAATACACCTGATTTGAAGGTCACGCGGAcaatttttatttttatttttattttttttcggTTGAAGTATGGATTTGCCAGGGGTGTTTTTGGGCCTCGAGAAGTTCGAGGAGACCCCGACCCCCTCGTGCCGGTGGTACTCGGTCGGTCATAGCTTGTCTGGAGAGGTGTGGACCCGCGGGGAGTTCGGTGACGGAAGCCGCGCCATCAATCTCTCTGTCTCCAAAGCTGCCCCCCGCTCAGTCCtcacgtacggagtaaattCCGGGACAATGGATAATCTCGCCACTGGGAATGCTGTCCAGTCGCAGGTATCTGCATGGCGGGAGAGGTCTGTGCTGGGGCGGCGACGGACTCTCAAATTCAATGGCGATCCCACTCCAAGACAAACTTAAGGGCAGTTGTTTTCAACAGCGGAGAGCCAGCAATCGGAGGATCGAGCAGGCGATGAAGACTTTCTACACAGACATCGACCTTTGACTTGGTTGCTTGGGTGCCaacctacttaagtaccaaGCTCCATATGTACAAAACAATAGTACCTAGCTAGGCAGGTCCGGACTGTCCACTCGCAAAAGTTGGCACCACGAAAACATCTTCATTCATGTAGTCTCAGAGGATCGCTTAGAGTAGGCGGCTTCCCCGGCCCCAGAATTTTATGACCCGCTGGGCCGCTGGTGGTGGGGCGGCCTGCAGAAGGGCTGGGGGCTTTGTTCAGGGCTTTTCAGGGCTGCCCAGGACCGGATTGGCGGTGGTACATGTAGTTCGCCCAGCCATGATGGTTTCAATTCAACCAGATTGAGTGTTCTGGATGGTTTCGGGTCTGGTGGCTTCTGGAGCTCCATGTCGGGACTCCACTGGCCGGCAGCTACGATTGACTGCACaatcgtactccgtagactcaaactactccgtaagtaAGCTGTGATCTACACCACAAAATAGCTCTCTTTGGCGGGGAGTGGCTCCAGTGTCAGGGTTCAGTCTCTGGGTTTCTGCCCCAGTGCCGTCATTGTCCTCCACTCGACCATGAGAAAGAAGCAGCCAGAGTAATGCAGTTGACCCTTTAAATCTCGTccatctacctaggtaggttaTCCGGCAGCAAAACCCAAGCTGCATTCGTCACACCTCTCTCCCCTCACCCTTTGCGTCCGAACCGTTCGAAGCATCTGAATCAAGTCTGTTCCGCCCCTCACTCTCACACCCTCCCCCGCCAACAACGTGGCGGTGGTCTTGCATTCTTCCGCACCCATTCGATACGCGAAATCATCCACAAAACTCTCAGTTTAGCAAGACGCAGCCAAGTTCTCTCTCGGTTCGGTGTGCGGAGTAGCTCGGCGAGGTCAGAAGGCTTCCGACGGGCGAGAAACAAGCAAGCACACACACAGAACGGGCTATTATTTGCACAGACGACGCACCTCCAATCCATCCGGAACGCCACCGATTGCCCCTCCCTCCCGCTTGTCACCCAGAAGCTgttgagcttgagcttgcTTGATTGGGACAATCATGTACGCGTACAATAAACccatcaaggccatggagTGAGTCTCGCCCTTCTTCCTGTTGCCGTCCCAATCTGCTTCACCTTCCTTCGACATCTCTTCATTGTTCGAGCTGCGTCTTGATCAATTGGTAATCTTCGCCGGCTATACGTTTCAAATCTGGACACTCCTGTGCTTTAGAAGCTTCCGCAATGGACAATTTAGCTACTCGAATGGTTAATACTGACGGATTGCCACCCGTGAGCAGGCCGCCCAGTGTCTCGGTAATCCCCCCCCAACCCCCCAAATCCCAAACCTGACAGCTTCTACGGAGCACTACTATGGATTGCTGTTTTCTGTAGCTTCAGTTTGCATTTGCGGATGTTGAGAAGAGCTCCATTATTGCATATCGGCGACCTGAAGAAGCTAGTCTCGAGAGCATCACGAATAGTTGACTAACATGAGTGGCTTACATAGGACTATTACATTGGAGTAGACGTTGGTACTGGCTCTGCCCGTGCTTGTATCATTGACGAAACTGGTGATATTAAAGCATTGGCTTCGGAAAACATCAAGCTGTGGCAGCCCGAAACGGGATACTATGTACGAGATCCTGCCTCCCCGCGTCCCCCAAGCTTGCATTTTCGCCACCACTAACAGCGTTCAGGAGCAATCTACCACAGATATTTGGCAGTGCATTTGCGAGTGCGTCCGGCGAGTCGTGATTGACTCGAATGTCGATCCAAGCCTCATTAAAGGCATTGGTTTCGACGCTACTTGCTCGCTTGCCGTCTTTTACGCCGACACGGATGAGCCCGTACCCGTCACTGGCCCAGAGTTCACCAACGATGGCCAGGACCGCAACGTTATTCTCTGGCTCGACCACCGACCCGTTGACGAGACTGAATTGATCAACAGCACCAAGCACAAGCTCCTCAAATATGTTGGTGGCAAGATGAGCATCGAGATGGAGATCCCCAAGATTCTTTGGCTCAAGAATAATATGCCTGCAGAACAGTTTGCCCGCTGCAAGTTTTACGATTTGGGCGACGCGCTTACCCACTTGGCCACTGGTAATGAGGCCCGTAGCTTCTGCAGCACAGTCTGCAAGCAGGGATATGTCCCTATCGGCGTTGACAATAGTGAGAAGGGCTGGCAGGAGGACTTTTTCGAGACCATTGGCCTCGAGGATTTGTCCAAGAACAACTTTGAGAGAATGGGAGGTGTTCATGGTGTGGTGAGTTGAATAACCCGCGGGCGTCTATGCCAATTCATCCTGACCAATATCCGCAGAATGGAACATATTTCAGCGCCGGTGAGTCTGTCGGCACATTGAGCCGCCAGGCCGCTTACCAGCTGGGTCTTCCCATGGGCATTGCTGTAGGAAGTGGCGTCATTGATGCCTACGCAGGTTGGATTGGTACCGTCGGCGCCAAGGTCGACCTCGGTGATGACGAACTCAATGCCAATGTGCCTCACAACGATCTTTCACAGGCCTTCACTCGCTTGGCTGCCGTAGCAGGTACCTCAACTTGCcatttggccatgtccaaagACCCTGTCTTTGTTCCTGGCGTTTGGGGCCCATATCGAGATGTTTTGCTTCCTGGCTACTGGCTGGCTGAGGGTGGTCAGTCTGCCACCGGGGAGCTTCTGCGACACATGCTGGATATTCATCCGGCGTACAACGAGACTTGCGCGctcgccaaggccgaggacaagCACATTTACGATTTCTTGAACGCTCATCTGGAGTATATGGCCTCGAAGCACAATGCTCCTGGCATTCCTTATCTTGGGCGGCATCACTTCTTCTACGGTGATTTGTGGGGGAACCGGTCTCCAATCGCTGATCCCAACATGAAGGGATCAATGATCGGCCTTGACAGCGACAAGAGCACCGACAACATGGCTTTATGGTATTATGCCACCATGGAATTCATTGCCATGCAGACCCGTCAGATCATTGAGCAAATGAACACGGCCGGCCACGAAATCTCATCCATCTTCATGTCCGGTTCTCAGTGCCAGAATCCCGTGCTGATGAATCTGCTTGCCACAACCTGCGGCATGCCAGTCCTTATCCCACGATATGTTCATGCTGCCGTCGTCCACGGAGCAGCCATGCTAGGtgccaaggcagccagccacaacaAAGAGGATGGCTCCGAGCCAGAGACCCTCTGGGACATTATGGACCGCATGAGCAAGCGCGGCCGGTTGGTCGAGCCGGGTACTGATGCTGGTGAGAAGGCGCTTCTCAATGCTAAGTACGAAGTCTTCCTGGAGATGTGTCAATCACAGCAGCTGTACCGCAAGAAGATCGACAAGGCCGTTGAGAAATGGAGCGCCGAGTTTGGTGGCGACTAGACAATCGTGGATGAGCATACCATATCAAACAGAATGAATGAACAGGTAGATAAGGTAACATTAGGAGGTACTATACACGGGTTGGGTATCGAGTTTGGGATATTTTTCATGAAATGATTGCATATAGATATTCGTTTTATCATTTTCAAGGTCAAGTACGCCGTACATAGAGGTAATTTTTTCAGACGTATTTGATTGCCAATGGCATAGTGATGTATAATTCCGGAGTAAGTGTACTACAATTCGATAGAAAATGGAAGAAATTGAAGACATGGGGAAGAGTATGATGAATCAAGTTGTGAGTTGATGCCTTGTATCAAATTGCCAATGTTTCCGCCTCGTGCTGTGGATCCACAGCAACCAATGACTGGTTGCTAGACGTGGCCGTTGTCAGCGCTTATTGGTCCAAGCTGGCAGCTCCTAGAAAAACAGACCAAAACCTCCAGCCTCGTCCATCACCAGATTTCTGAAGCATACAATACACGCTCGCGCGTGGTTGTTCAGTCGGATTGCCTCGCCAACGCACGATTCTACGCACCTACGGACAGTTCatactcttttttttgttttcaaTTACTACCTTTCTGACCAACTGATCGATCAATTTATTCATCAAGTCATTTTAATTTCGGCTCCTTCCCTCGCTTTCTTGCCCACGGCAGACACGCCACCATGGCTCTCTTCGGCCAGCCGACCACTGGCGCTAGTTCGTCGCCCTTTGGGCAGCCCGCGCAGAATCAACAGCAGActcaaggcggcggcggcattttTGGTGCGGCAATGCAAAACAAACCTACGGGTGGAGGACTCTTTGGACAATCGACACAGCAGAGCACGACCCCTACAACTGGTACAACTGGAGGCATCTTTGGCGCTGCACAACAGAATAAGCCGACCACCGGGGGGGTCTTTGGAGGCGGACAGCAGCAGACTGGAATTACGGGTGGCGGGTTATTTGGGCAAACACCACAAAGCCAAACGATGGGCACGGCTGGAGGCGGTATCTTTGGCTCACAGCCTCaggctcagcagcagcagcagcagcagcagcagcagcagaagcctTCTCTATTCGGAGGAACAACCGGCTCGTCACTCTTTGGCGGTGCCTCTGCAGCACCACAGACGGGCGCCTTTGGAGGAAGTACTTTGGTAGGAAGCTCAGCCCAGCCCGCTGCGTTTGGCTCGACAACGACTGCCAGTGCCAtgcagcagcctcagcaaaATACTGGTTTGTTAGGTGGTAGTCTCTGGGGTGCCTCGACTCAGACAGCTCAGCCTCAAGCTTCCCAACCCGCGGGCGCTTACTTTGACAGTTTATTTGCCAAAACACAGAAAGAGGGTGGCGCCAAGACCAATATGGAGGACCTCCCCAGTCTCGAGCTTGGCCTAGGTGATTTGCGACATCGTCTGAGGAAACTTCAGTCCAAGCAGAACGAGAAGCCTCTGGATGGCAAAGCTCATTATTTGCTCGCTGCCTCGGGAGTCGATCCCAGCGCGGCTGCCAAGGACCTTGGCCTGCTAGACGTTCAGGGCGGGCGGGTTGAGCGCACACATGGATATGCTCCTAGTGAGATCGATGTTGAGACGTACTTGTCCAACTTACAAACGAAGACGACACTCGATATGATTTCTGATGGCTTGGAACGATCCATCCGCGATTTTGATACATTTCTTGAGGATAACGTGGCCATGGAGTGGGACGCCCAACGCAAGCGTATTTATCAGCACTTTGGCATCAGGCCACGAGAGGACTcggccgctgctgctcggGAGTCCCAGGGTGGGTTTGGTCGTTCTAGGAGAAAATCGcaggctgctggtgctcgaACCGGCCGAAACAGTGTGCTGGGTAACACCATGCTCCAACGATCCGTTATTGGCACTCCCAGCCGGATTGGCACTCACCAATCGGAGTTTTCTGATATGGATCGTTCCGCTGATGCATCAGGATCCCTCAAATCACGCGGTACCACTGAAGACCGGGTACTTCGTGAGAGACAGGCCAAGTTGGCGGAGAAGGTTCGCACGCTCAACGTTGCTCGTGTCAGAAAGCATCCGTTCCCTATTCTCACGGAACTGGGTGAGGTGGAACAGAAGTCTCACGAGCCACATGCGTCGCATGTAGTTGAGGCTTACCGCGCTATGATTGAGATTGTAGGCGAAGATCCGGAGGCTGAAACAACAATCAACAGTGCGACAGCCAAGGAGCGACAGTTTGCCGGCATGTACTTGGATGAAAACCCTAACTCTGCGGCTTCTGTCGCGATGAAGAAACGGATTCTCCATGGCTCGACCGCCTTCCTTGAGAAGCAGTTCCTGAGGGAGGTTGAGTCTCTGATTGCCAAGCATCCTCACGAAGCGAAGCTTGGTGGTTTGCCAGACATCACCAGCAAAATCAAGGCGTATATCCGTCTTCGTTCTGCCAGGAAAGACTTGGTGCCTGACAATACAGAGCTCCAGCAGATTCAGGGCGAGTTTGTCTGGGCTGTAGTATTCTACCTGCTGAGATCTGGCCATGTGAATGAAGCAGCCCAATATGTCAACGACAACAGCAACCATTTCATGGGAATTGATCGCACTTTTGCGACATATCTCAACAACTACGCCGCCAGCGAGGATCGGCGGATAACAAGTAGAAAGCTGCTGGACCGATGTACCAATGAGTATATCCAGCGATCGCGAAATGCTCCCGAGAACTCTATCGATCCGTTCCGCATGGCTTGCTACAAGGTAATTGGACGAATCGAGCTGAGCAATCGTAATTTGGATGGCTTAAACACCGATATCAACGACTGGATCTGGCTACAGTTCAACCTCGCTAGGGAAGGGGACAAGACAGTCGAGATGGCTGGCGAGTCATACGGTTTGGCAGAGCTGCAATCGAGCATCAAGGAAATTGGACTCAAACACTTTCCAAAGTCCACTTCGGAGGATACCACGAACGGCAGCTTCGGCATGTTCTTCTATCTGCAAATTCTAGCAGGCATGTTTGAGGATGCCATCGCATACTTATATCCGTTTTCGTATGTGGATGCTGTCCACTTTGCGTTGGCACTGGTGTACTACGGACTGCTGCGTCCAAGCGATCCCATGTCGGCATCAAACGATTTGCGCAGCTACAGTGTCAAGAATCTGCCCCAGATCAACTTTGGTCGCATGATTGGGTACTATACGAGAGACTTCCGAGCTGCGGATGTAGTGTCTGCTGTGGATTACCTCACTCTTATCTGCCTCAACAAGGACCTGGGCGGTGAGGCCGGCGAACGCCAGAGCAACCTGTGCCACGAGGCTTTGCGCGAATTGGTGCTGGAGACTCGTGAATTTAGCAAGCTTATTGGCGATATTCGACCAGACGGCCGCGCTATCCGTGGCATCATTGAAGAGCGCGGCGCTTTGATCGGCCTCACGGAGGAGACGGACTTTGTCAACACAGTGACATTGCAGGCGGCTAGTTTTGCAGATGAGAGCGGCCGCACCACCGACTCGGTCCTCCTGTACCATTTGGCTGGTGAGTATGATACCGTTGTGGCCATTGTCAGCCGGGCGCTCAGCGAGGCCATCTCTCTGGAGATTGGTGAAGATCCCATGCGTCTCATGCCTGTCAAGCCCCGAGCCGGCGGCGCGGAAGCGGACTCTCAGCAGGGCAGCAGTCTCAGCCTAGCGTCAATCGACGACCCCGTCGAGCTAGCAAGGACCATGATGACCATGTATGAGCGCGAGGTCATGTTCTATCGCAAGATCCAGGACCAGAACAAGACAGCATGCCGTGTTCTCCTAGAAAtgagcagcatcaagaagctAGTTGAGGCCGGCCAATGGGCTCAGGCACTGGATGTAAGTTTACGCCTCCCCTAACTGCACGGTGCCGCAAACATGATGGAAGTTGATATTCTAACACTTGCCCCCAGAAAATCCGCGGCCTTGAAATCCTGCCTCTCCACGCAGCCGGCGACGCAAGCACCATTCGTGCGTACGCATCCAAATTTTCGGGTCTATCGCAGCCAGTTTCCATCAATGTTCCCAACCTGCTTATGTGGACGATTATATGCTGCGTTCGACAGAGGGAGCAGCTCAGCAATGGGCAATTTAGTGGCAATGAGGGTacgaggaggatgatggtGGAGCAGTTGAAGCAGATGACGCTAGATTTGACGACATATACTAGTCAGTTGAGGTACAGGTTTCCGCCGCATTTGCACGAGGCGTTGGCGAGGGCATCGGCGGAGTAGCTGTTATGCTGCGGGAGGTTTTCTTGTATGATGGGCTATTGAGATTGAGCGCTTGGAAAGCAGGTAGTTGTTGCGGAATATCATTCTTACAATGGGGTTTACGCAGGTCTATGGGCCTTGTTTATGTTGGTGAGGCATGATGTACGGTTAGACACTGATGGGGCGAATATCATCCTGCTGGCATGTCGTTCAGGTGCCAGAGAGACTTGTCGCGTTGCTGCAAGGCACCATGAGACAGAATGCAATTGGCTCAGATGATTGGGAGTGTTGCAACAACATGCCGTGTCTGCTGTGGCCGGAGAGAAACCCGGCCTTGAGTATGTATTTCTCTCTGCAGAGTCTTGACCGGCAGGGAAGCCAGGGGACATCCAGTAGTGGGGCTGTTGGACCTGCAGACGCTGCACTTGTTTGCAGCTTTTCGGATATTGTTGGCTACGGGCTTGAGAGACAAATTTCGAGATGATGAGACCTGCCGATGATACAAAATTTTCAGCACGTCGCATGCCTGCTCCATTACCTCAGTACTCCGAATGTAGTTATGAACTCTTGCGGTGTTGAAATCCACGTGACGAGACAACAAAAAATGTGCCCCATGGCTCCAGCCCCTCTTGCCAATTGAACTCGTTCCCCTCCATGACTCAGGAAGGACGAGAACATAGCGCTCCTTCTGATTCAGTCTCTCATCCCATAGGCGAGAGTTTTGCCCAAGAATCACTTCCCCACTCAACCTTCTCCATCCATGCACCACGCTGCGTATCGTGTTACGTCCAACCGAGCATGACCGCCCTGATCTGGACCCTTTGTTCTGGGTTGCCCTTGTGCAGCACTATCTAGCCGCCGCTGTGCCCTTCCCTGGAGCCAGGGCAGGAAGGCCTGTCTTTTGTTGTCTGATTGCTTTGGTCTGATTAGCTCGGGGCCCGGCCGTTCCAGGCGCACGGTGTCGGCACGCGTCGTGGATACCGTCATACTTTCCTCGGACGGAGCTGAGTCCGTTGCCTAGGCAAGCTAGGATATCAGCCAACTAACAGGTAACTACGGAGCAGCCAGCCGTCATCGGCAACTCTTGGCCCACACGGACGGACGGACGGTGAATCCGGTGGCCGTCGGCCATCAGGGCTCGGAATGGCCTCCGCAGCAGGCGATGCGGTTGACAGCTCCGATGCGAGGTCGCCCAGTACCGCTCCCACTCCTGGCGTTGGCGGTACTGggcctggacctggacctggacctggacctgggGCAACTGGCATTAAACGCGGCCTGGACGGCGAGGCCAGATGTGATGAGaatgccgccggcgatggcgaggctggagtgaagaagaagaagacggggTCTGGGAGTCGAGGCGTGGCCAATTTGACACCCGAGCAATTGGCCAAGAAAA from Metarhizium brunneum chromosome 2, complete sequence includes these protein-coding regions:
- the NIC96 gene encoding Nucleoporin NIC96, translated to MALFGQPTTGASSSPFGQPAQNQQQTQGGGGIFGAAMQNKPTGGGLFGQSTQQSTTPTTGTTGGIFGAAQQNKPTTGGVFGGGQQQTGITGGGLFGQTPQSQTMGTAGGGIFGSQPQAQQQQQQQQQQQKPSLFGGTTGSSLFGGASAAPQTGAFGGSTLVGSSAQPAAFGSTTTASAMQQPQQNTGLLGGSLWGASTQTAQPQASQPAGAYFDSLFAKTQKEGGAKTNMEDLPSLELGLGDLRHRLRKLQSKQNEKPLDGKAHYLLAASGVDPSAAAKDLGLLDVQGGRVERTHGYAPSEIDVETYLSNLQTKTTLDMISDGLERSIRDFDTFLEDNVAMEWDAQRKRIYQHFGIRPREDSAAAARESQGGFGRSRRKSQAAGARTGRNSVLGNTMLQRSVIGTPSRIGTHQSEFSDMDRSADASGSLKSRGTTEDRVLRERQAKLAEKVRTLNVARVRKHPFPILTELGEVEQKSHEPHASHVVEAYRAMIEIVGEDPEAETTINSATAKERQFAGMYLDENPNSAASVAMKKRILHGSTAFLEKQFLREVESLIAKHPHEAKLGGLPDITSKIKAYIRLRSARKDLVPDNTELQQIQGEFVWAVVFYLLRSGHVNEAAQYVNDNSNHFMGIDRTFATYLNNYAASEDRRITSRKLLDRCTNEYIQRSRNAPENSIDPFRMACYKVIGRIELSNRNLDGLNTDINDWIWLQFNLAREGDKTVEMAGESYGLAELQSSIKEIGLKHFPKSTSEDTTNGSFGMFFYLQILAGMFEDAIAYLYPFSYVDAVHFALALVYYGLLRPSDPMSASNDLRSYSVKNLPQINFGRMIGYYTRDFRAADVVSAVDYLTLICLNKDLGGEAGERQSNLCHEALRELVLETREFSKLIGDIRPDGRAIRGIIEERGALIGLTEETDFVNTVTLQAASFADESGRTTDSVLLYHLAGEYDTVVAIVSRALSEAISLEIGEDPMRLMPVKPRAGGAEADSQQGSSLSLASIDDPVELARTMMTMYEREVMFYRKIQDQNKTACRVLLEMSSIKKLVEAGQWAQALDKIRGLEILPLHAAGDASTIRAYASKFSGLSQPVSINVPNLLMWTIICCVRQREQLSNGQFSGNEGTRRMMVEQLKQMTLDLTTYTSQLRYRFPPHLHEALARASAE